A region of Lycium barbarum isolate Lr01 chromosome 3, ASM1917538v2, whole genome shotgun sequence DNA encodes the following proteins:
- the LOC132629918 gene encoding uncharacterized protein LOC132629918 codes for MKPVVHENNGKVTIKTECRANEEEGRKHVEKLELDTKNVDTVKYIEKKLTEKGVQRLERHPVDGLPLKHDPKKGHGGKYTWEGPDKEAVNELDPAPPALDEKDPNYVDEEIEEKVVKDEVVVGEIDVPKLVEEGVARLDVDPNLKVNN; via the exons ATGAAGCCAGTGGTACATGAAAACAATGGCAAAGTGACCATCAAAACAGAGTGCAGAGCAAATGAAGAAG aAGGAAGAAAACACGTAGAGAAATTGGAACTGGACACGAAAAATGTTGACACCGTTAAGTACATTGAAAAAAAGTTAACGGAAAAAGGGGTACAGAGATTAGAACGGCATCCAGTTGACGGGTTACCGTTAAAGCATGATCCGAAAAAGGGACACGGTGGAAAGTACACGTGGGAAGGACCCGATAAGGAAGCTGTTAATGAATTGGACCCGGCCCCACCCGCATTGGATGAGAAGGATCCGAATTATGTGGatgaagaaatagaagagaaGGTGGTTAAAGATGAAGTTGTGGTGGGTGAAATTGATGTGCCAAAATTGGTTGAAGAAGGTGTTGCTAGACTTGATGTTGATCCTAATTTGAAGGTTAATAATTGA
- the LOC132634400 gene encoding uncharacterized protein LOC132634400 has protein sequence MGDNVETTTGTQVPLSAADSGSKEVFNTSYPFFISPSDSSGTLLLNTVFDGKSFGGWKRAMWIALTAKNKVGFIDGSTPEPEIETDLRNAWGRANNMVILWILNSLSRDISESVLYYANAKDIWEELEARFGQSSGARLYQLQKELSDLVQGPSDIATYFTKIKRFWDELDTLDSFIPCSCICSCKAKEKNIKSKQDERLIKFLMGLNDSYCGAKGNILMISPLPTISNTHALLVQEEKQREVHNTPKYPRESPSFVAANQGNFPQKPFATDFRSQKRYYDNKKSGSIFQGNVVSSNENTGEVFMSNAETGEQGKLLSPDQLA, from the exons ATGGGAGACAATGTTGAAACAACTACTGGGACTCAAGTTCCCCTTTCAGCTGCGGATTCTGGCTCTAAAGAGGTCTTTAATACCTCTTACCCTTTCTTCATTTCACCATCAGATTCATCTGGAACACTGCTTCTCAATACAGTTTTTGATGGAAAAAGTTTTGGGGGTTGGAAAAGAGCTATGTGGATAGCTTTAACAGCTAAAAATAAAGTTGGTTTCATAGATGGTTCAACACCAGAACCAGAAATAGAAACAGATCTGCGTAATGCTTGGGGTAGAGCCAATAATATGGTAATTTTGTGGATACTAAACTCCCTATCTAGAgacatttctgaaagtgttctcTATTATGCTAATGCTAAGGATATCTGGGAGGAGTTAGAAGCCAGATTTGGCCAAAGTTCAGGAGCTAGATTGTATCAGCTCCAAAAAGAACTAAGTGACCTTGTTCAAGGTCCATCTGATATAGCCACCTATTTTACTAAGATTAAACGATTCTGGGATGAATTAGATACTTTGGATTCGTTTATTCCTTGCTCTTGCATTTGTTCCTGCAAAGCAAAGGAGAAAAACATTAAATCTAAGCAAGATGAAAGGCTTATCAAATTTTTAATGGGACTCAATGATTCATACTGTGGTGCTAAGGGTAACATTCTCATGATTTCACCTTTACCCACTATTTCTAATACACATGCACTGTTAGTCCaagaagaaaaacaaagagaagtTCACAACACACCAAAATACCCAAGAGAGTCACCTTCCTTTGTTGCTGCAAATCAGGGAAATTTCCCACAAAAACCCTTTGCTACTGATTTCAGATCACAAAAAAGATATTATGACAACAAGAAATCTGGTAGCATTT TTCAGggtaatgtagtgtcttctaatGAGAATACTGGGGAAGTGTTCATGTCTAATGCAGAAACAGGAGAACAAGGGAAACTTCTTTctcctgatcagttggcataa
- the LOC132629916 gene encoding glucomannan 4-beta-mannosyltransferase 9-like, giving the protein MERISTTNFLPDTFYGTRDDITEQFAIMWGQIKAPLIVPLLRISVFLCLVMSVMLFIERVYMFVVITLVKLFGKKPEKKYKWEPLKDDVELGNSSYPMVLVQIPMYNEKEVYQLSIGAACGLSWPSDRIIVQVLDDSTDPITKNLVEIECQRWASKGINIKYEVRDNRSGYKAGALKEGLNHSYVKQCDYVAIFDADFQPEPDFLWRTIPFLVHNPELSLVQARWKYVNADECLMTRMQEMSLDYHFSVEQEVGSCTYAFFGFNGTAGVWRIAAIDEAGGWKDRTTVEDMDLAVRASLKGWKFLFLGSVKVKNELPSTLKAYRYQQHRWSCGPANLFRKMCMEIIRNKKVSLSKKVYVIYSFFFVRKVVAHIVTFVFYVVVLPATVLVPEVEVPKWGAVYIPAIITLLNAVGTPRSLHLLVFWILFENVMSLHRTKATFIGLLEAGRVNEWIVTEKLGDALKLKSAAKAFRKHRTRLGDRIHLLELAAGAYLFFCGCYDIAFGNNHYFLYLFIQAFAFFIVGFSQVGTFMPTS; this is encoded by the exons ATGGAGAGGATTTCAACAACAAATTTTCTACCTGATACATTTTATGGAACAAGAGATGATATAACAGAACAATTTGCTATAATGTGGGGACAAATTAAAGCTCCATTGATTGTCCCTCTCTTAAGAATTTCAGTGTTTTTGTGCCTCGTAATGTCTGTAATGTTGTTCATTGAAAGAGTTTACATGTTTGTTGTGATTACTTTGGTGAAACTCTTTGGTAAAAAACCAGAGAAAAAATACAAATGGGAGCCATTAAAAGATGATGTTGAGCTTGGAAATTCATCTTATCCTATGGTCCTTGTCCAAATTCCTATGTATAATGAAAAAGAG gTTTATCAGCTATCAATTGGAGCTGCATGTGGACTTTCATGGCCTTCTGATCGTATTATAGTACAAGTTCTTGATGATTCAACAGACCCTATAACCAAG AATTTGGTGGAAATTGAATGCCAAAGATGGGCAAGCAAAGGGATAAATATAAAATATGAAGTGAGAGATAATAGGAGTGGGTACAAAGCAGGTGCTTTAAAAGAAGGATTGAATCATTCTTATGTGAAGCAATGTGATTATGTTGCTATATTTGATGCTGATTTTCAACCTGAACCTGATTTTCTATGGCGTACAATTCCATTTTTAGTTCACAATCCTGAACTTTCCCTTGTTCAAGCTCGTTGGAAATATG TAAATGCTGATGAATGTCTAATGACAAGAATGCAAGAAATGTCATTGGATTATCACTTCTCTGTGGAGCAAGAAGTTGGCTCTTGCACATATGCCTTTTTCGGATTTAATG GCACTGCTGGTGTTTGGAGAATTGCCGCGATAGATGAGGCTGGAGGTTGGAAGGACAGGACAACGGTCGAAGATATGGACCTCGCTGTCCGCGCCAGTCTCAAGGGATGGAAATTCTTGTTCCTCGGTTCTGTCAAG GTAAAAAATGAATTACCGAGTACCTTGAAGGCCTATCGTTATCAACAGCATCGTTGGTCCTGTGGCCCAGCCAATCTCTTCAGGAAAATGTGTATGGAGATTATAAGAAATAAG AAAGTGTCTTTGTCGAAGAAGGTTTATGTGATCTACAGCTTCTTCTTTGTTAGGAAGGTCGTGGCCCATATTGTCACTTTCGTATTCTATGTTGTGGTGTTACCTGCCACTGTATTAGTACCTGAAGTTGAGGTTCCGAAGTGGGGAGCCGTTTACATTCCCGCCATCATTACGCTCCTCAATGCAGTAGGAACTCCAAG GTCACTCCATTTGCTGGTATTTTGGATCCTATTTGAGAATGTCATGTCACTCCACCGGACGAAGGCCACCTTCATCGGCTTGTTGGAGGCAGGAAGAGTGAACGAATGGATCGTCACAGAGAAATTAGGGGATGCTCTCAAGTTAAAGTCAGCTGCCAAAGCATTTAGAAAGCATCGAACGAGGCTTGGTGACAG GATTCATTTGTTAGAGCTTGCAGCTGGGGCATACCTCTTCTTCTGTGGATGTTACGACATTGCCTTTGGGAATAACCACTATTTCCTCTACCTCTTCATTCAAGCGTTCGCCTTTTTCATCGTGGGATTCAGTCAAGTTGGCACGTTCATGCCCACCTCTTAG